A stretch of the Vulcanisaeta souniana JCM 11219 genome encodes the following:
- a CDS encoding endonuclease NucS domain-containing protein translates to MPCGGNWRSQIGRSVIVLYADSEVSYDGRAVSRAGRAWRLIIIKPDGTLLIHTDQGYQPMNWQPPGSRISVTETSDGKLIIYSTRQRPREVIRVVVYGIEWACWGMPSEGAFRLTGTHEDVKEWIVRNIQRIIPGGRVISVEYEIPGHGIADILAEDASGRKIVIEVKRQCADLHAVSQLRRYADALNAGGILVAPCFTSGARRLAREYGFQLVTLDPSDLSPGTAGAN, encoded by the coding sequence ATGCCCTGCGGTGGTAATTGGCGCAGTCAAATAGGCAGGAGTGTCATAGTCCTATACGCTGATTCTGAGGTGAGTTATGATGGTAGGGCAGTCTCGAGGGCTGGTAGGGCTTGGAGGCTCATCATAATCAAGCCCGATGGCACACTACTAATCCACACTGACCAGGGCTACCAACCCATGAACTGGCAACCACCAGGCTCCAGAATCAGCGTGACGGAGACTAGTGATGGCAAGCTCATCATTTACTCCACTAGGCAGAGGCCTAGGGAGGTCATTAGGGTGGTTGTCTATGGTATAGAGTGGGCATGCTGGGGCATGCCAAGCGAGGGAGCCTTCAGGCTAACTGGGACTCACGAGGACGTCAAGGAGTGGATTGTGAGGAATATCCAGAGGATCATTCCAGGGGGCAGGGTCATTAGCGTGGAGTACGAGATCCCAGGCCATGGGATTGCCGATATCCTCGCGGAGGACGCCAGCGGGCGTAAAATCGTCATTGAGGTAAAGAGGCAGTGCGCTGACCTACATGCAGTGAGCCAGTTGAGGCGTTATGCGGATGCCCTCAATGCTGGTGGTATTCTAGTGGCTCCCTGCTTCACGAGTGGTGCCAGGAGGCTTGCTAGGGAGTATGGCTTCCAACTAGTTACCCTGGACCCGAGTGATTTAAGCCCCGGCACCGCCGGGGCTAATTAG